GCCGAAAACCCGTTCGGGCAAGATCATGCGCCGCATCCTGCGCAAGATCGCCGAGAACGACTTTGACAGCCTTGGGGATACCTCGACGCTGGCCGATCCGTCGGTCGTGGACGAGCTGATTGCCAATCGCACCAAAGCCTGAGAGGGGACTCGTGATGGACGGAAGCGACACGCCCCGTAACGCCGCCAATCTTGTTCTGCTTGGACCGCCGGGCGCGGGCAAGGGCACGCAAGCCCGGATGCTGGAGGAGCAATTCGGGCTGGTGCAACTGTCGACCGGCGACCTATTGCGCGCGGCTGTGGCGGCGGGCACCGAGGCGGGTCGTGCGGCCAAGGCAGTGATGGAGGCGGGGGATCTGGTGTCTGACGCAATCGTCATCGCCATTCTGCGCGACCGCCTAGCCGAGCCGGACTGTGCCAAGGGCGTGATCCTTGATGGGTTCCCGCGCACCACGGTGCAGGCCGAGGCGTTGGATGGTCTCTTGGCGGAAATCGGTCACGGCATCCGGTCGGCGATCAGCCTAGAGGTGGATGACGCGGCGATGGTGGCGCGGATTTCGGGCCGCTACACCTGTGGCGGCTGTGGTGAAGGCTATCACGACAGCTTTAAGGTGCCGAACGTTGCCGGCATCTGTGACAAATGCGGTGGCACCGAGATGAAGCGGCGCGCCGATGACAATGCGGAAACGGTGGAACAGCGGCTGCGCGCCTATCATGCGCAGACCGCGCCGTTGATTTCCTATTATGAATCGCGCGGCGTTCTGGCCCGCGTCGATGCGATGGCCGAGATCGAGGCCGTTGCAAGAGAGCTGAACGCCATCGTCGCCAAGGCGGTTGCGTAAAGGAGTGCCCGTGCCGGGATGGTCCCGGCGCGGTCTGGAGGAAGCCGTTATAAAAGGGAGGGCACGCTTTGTCCGATCAAGAAAGAGCGAACGCTTATTGGAAGGCCAATCTGCGTCTTATCACATGGAGCCTCGTGATCTGGTTCTTTGCCTCGTTTGGCTTTGGCATTTTGCTGCGGCCCATGCTCTCGGGGATCGCCATTGGCGGCACCGATCTTGGGTTCTGGTTCGCGCAGCAAGGGTCGATCATCGTCTTTCTGATTTTGATCTTCTTCTACGCCTGGCGGATGAACAAACTCGATGCCGAACATGGCGTCGGTGAAGAATAAGTAGGGGGAGGGACAATGGATCAAACAACACTCAATATCATCGTCGTTGGCCTCAGCTTCGTGCTTTACTTCGGTATCGCGATCTGGGCCAAGGCGGGATCTACGGCTGAATTCTATGCTGCGGGACGCGGCGTGAATCCGGTCGTCAACGGGATGGCAACGGCGGCGGACTGGATGTCGGCGGCCTCGTTCATCTCGATGGCGGGTCTCATCGCCTTTGTCGGCTACAACAACTCGACCTTCCTGATGGGCTGGACGGGTGGTTACGTGCTGATGGCCATGCTGCTTGCGCCCTATCTGCGCAAGTTCGGCAAATACACGGTGCCCGAGTTCGTGGGCGACCGGTTTTACAGCAACAAGGCCCGCGTTGTGGCCGTTATCGCCCTGATCACCATGTCGGTGACCTATGTGATCGGTCAGATGGCGGGTGCCGGTGTGGCCTTCTCGCGTTTCCTTGAGGTGGACAACACCACTGGCCTTTTGATCGCGTCGGCTGTGGTTTTCGTTTACGCCGTTCTGGGCGGGATGAAGGGCATCACCTATACGCAGGTGGCACAGTATTGCGTTTTGATCGTCGCCTATACGATTCCGGCGATCTTTATCTCGCTGCAGCTGACCGGCCATGTTCTGCCGCAGTTGGGCCTGTTTGGTGAGCACACGGCGTCGGGTCAGTATCTGCTGGTGACGCTGGACGGCCTGCTGAACGATCTGGGCTTTAATCAGTATACGTCGGGGTCCAGCCCGTGGCTGATGGCGCTGTTCACCTTGTCGCTGATGATCGGCACCGCCGGTCTGCCGCATGTGATCATCCGCTTCTTCACCGTTCCCAAAGTGTCTGATGCACGTTGGTCGGCTGGTTGGGCGCTGGTCTTTATCGCGTTGCTCTATCTCACCGCTCCGGCTGTGGGTGCGATGGCGCGTCTGAACATCATGACCACCATGTGGCCGCAAGGTGTGCAGGGCGAAGCTGTGGCTGTGGACGAACTTCCCGATTGGTTCCGGACCTGGTCTGCCACTGGCCTCTTGGCTGTGGAAGACAAGAACGGCGACGGCAAGATCCAATACTACAACGAAAAGAGCGAAGCGATGACTGCGCTGGCGGCCGAGCGTGGCTGGCAGGGCAACGAGCTTGTCACCTTCAATCAGGACATTCTGGTGCTTGCAAACCCGGAAATTGCGGGTCTGCCGGGTTGGGTTATTGCACTTATCGCCGCAGGCGGTATCGCGGCAGCCCTCTCGACGGCGGCGGGTCTGCTCTTGGCCATCTCTTCGGCGGTGAGCCACGACCTGATCAAATCGACGATCAATCCCGGCATCTCGGAAAAAGGCGAGCTTTTGGCAGCCCGTATTTCGATGGCGGCGGCGATCGTGGTGGCAACCTATCTGGGCCTTAACCCTCCGGGCTTTGCGGCTCAGGTTGTGGCCTTGGCGTTCGGTTTGGCGGCGGCGTCGCTCTTCCCGACACTGATG
The nucleotide sequence above comes from Roseovarius mucosus. Encoded proteins:
- a CDS encoding adenylate kinase: MDGSDTPRNAANLVLLGPPGAGKGTQARMLEEQFGLVQLSTGDLLRAAVAAGTEAGRAAKAVMEAGDLVSDAIVIAILRDRLAEPDCAKGVILDGFPRTTVQAEALDGLLAEIGHGIRSAISLEVDDAAMVARISGRYTCGGCGEGYHDSFKVPNVAGICDKCGGTEMKRRADDNAETVEQRLRAYHAQTAPLISYYESRGVLARVDAMAEIEAVARELNAIVAKAVA
- a CDS encoding DUF4212 domain-containing protein — protein: MSDQERANAYWKANLRLITWSLVIWFFASFGFGILLRPMLSGIAIGGTDLGFWFAQQGSIIVFLILIFFYAWRMNKLDAEHGVGEE
- a CDS encoding sodium:solute symporter family protein, with product MDQTTLNIIVVGLSFVLYFGIAIWAKAGSTAEFYAAGRGVNPVVNGMATAADWMSAASFISMAGLIAFVGYNNSTFLMGWTGGYVLMAMLLAPYLRKFGKYTVPEFVGDRFYSNKARVVAVIALITMSVTYVIGQMAGAGVAFSRFLEVDNTTGLLIASAVVFVYAVLGGMKGITYTQVAQYCVLIVAYTIPAIFISLQLTGHVLPQLGLFGEHTASGQYLLVTLDGLLNDLGFNQYTSGSSPWLMALFTLSLMIGTAGLPHVIIRFFTVPKVSDARWSAGWALVFIALLYLTAPAVGAMARLNIMTTMWPQGVQGEAVAVDELPDWFRTWSATGLLAVEDKNGDGKIQYYNEKSEAMTALAAERGWQGNELVTFNQDILVLANPEIAGLPGWVIALIAAGGIAAALSTAAGLLLAISSAVSHDLIKSTINPGISEKGELLAARISMAAAIVVATYLGLNPPGFAAQVVALAFGLAAASLFPTLMMGIFSKRMNSAGATAGMLAGLLSTTLYLFLFLGWFFIPGTNMLTPDQYLFGIPPTHFGPIGALLNFGVAFIVASMTAEPPQEIQDLVESVRIPRGAGTAVNH